The genomic DNA GTCACACGCTGTTGCATCGGCGGAGGGACCGGCGCCGCATCCGCGCCCGCCGCGTCCGGAGCATGACGTATCCCAGCAGGAGGACCTTTTCATGACCGACCGACCCTTGACGCTGATGGCCGTGCACGCCCACCCCGACGACGAGGCCACGGGCACGGGCGGGGTCCTGGCGCGGTACGCGGCGGAGGGCATCCGCACGGTGCTCGTGACGTGTACCGACGGCGGTTGCGGTGACGGACCGGGAGGCGTCAAGCCGGGAGATCCCGGGCACGATCCGGCGGCCGTCGCCCTGATGCGCCGGCGGGAACTCGAGGAGAGCCGTGACGTCCTGAAGATCAGCGATCTGGAGACGCTGGACTACGCCGACTCCGGAATGATGGGCTGGCCGAGCAACGACGCCCCCGGTTCCTTCTGGCGTACCCCGGTGGAGGAAGGCGCCGCCCGCCTCGCGGAACTCATGCGGCACTACCGGCCCGACGTGGTCGTCACCTACGACGAGAACGGCTTCTATGGTCACCCCGACCACATCCAGGCCCACCGCATCACCATGGCGGCACTGGAGATGACGACGCTGACACCGAAGGTGTACTGGACGACGGCGCCCCGCTCGATGATGGGGCGTTTCGGTGAGATCATGCGTGAGTTCAACGAGGACATGCCGGAGCCGGACCCCGCCGAGGCCGCCGCGATGGCCGAGATCGGCCTCCCCGACGAAGAGATCACCACCTGGGTGGACACCACCGCGTTCAGTGGCCAGAAGTTCGACGCGCTGGCCGCCCACGCCAGTCAGGGCGAGAACATCTTCTTCCTCAGGATGGGCAAGGAGAGGTTCGGCGAGCTGATGGGCATGGAGACCTTCGTACGCGTCCGGGACACCACCGGCGCGGCCGTACCGGAGAACGACCTCTTCGCCGGACTGCGCTGACCCGCCACCCTGCGGCCGCCCTGGGGGCCGCAGGGTATCCATGACATCGTTGTCCGGTCGCGGCTCGGCGCGCCGCCCTACGGCGTGTGGACG from Streptomyces sp. CB09001 includes the following:
- a CDS encoding PIG-L family deacetylase, producing MTDRPLTLMAVHAHPDDEATGTGGVLARYAAEGIRTVLVTCTDGGCGDGPGGVKPGDPGHDPAAVALMRRRELEESRDVLKISDLETLDYADSGMMGWPSNDAPGSFWRTPVEEGAARLAELMRHYRPDVVVTYDENGFYGHPDHIQAHRITMAALEMTTLTPKVYWTTAPRSMMGRFGEIMREFNEDMPEPDPAEAAAMAEIGLPDEEITTWVDTTAFSGQKFDALAAHASQGENIFFLRMGKERFGELMGMETFVRVRDTTGAAVPENDLFAGLR